Proteins found in one Brachypodium distachyon strain Bd21 chromosome 5, Brachypodium_distachyon_v3.0, whole genome shotgun sequence genomic segment:
- the LOC106865503 gene encoding uncharacterized protein LOC106865503: protein MSMRPLAMNWGEPEANKRDEYDQVHGRGKNCRIEDDLSKGARWRKVSTPDLSQKAPLRFGRRPLKPEPARKRSISDDRLEDVIKRVMQPFMAQIDRKIDRAADQCAKIIMERLNKAGVMYKPGKASSDEEQHEDNWTYVKGRYEDKYFTGAYSDMANSNVRIVSSRDGVEQKFSTPQQTVPAGAGETKCNAGVGVLGLGTPSQPVDIEVSTAMSPESSPLVSMDRCLTSAGLKPGFQEKSVPSEDFGSLNAKCKSVAKTEVLGKRKRKVSTVLHSPFTIQPRKRRTKGGAKKGLFDASGSGKGPIDEGVADAVTPELIDAAMLYVETANAAGVFERKSAIFRDRDGTAVSPEQFWSVVADEML from the exons ATGTCTATGAGGCCACTCGCGATGAACTGGGGCGAGCCGGAAGCTAACAAGAGAGATGAGTATGATCAAGTCCATGGCCGTGGAAAAAACTGCAGG ATTGAGGACGACCTCTCGAAAGGCGCAAGATGGAGAAAAGTTAGTACTCCAGACCTGTCTCAGAAAGCACCGCTGAGGTTTGGGCGACGACCATTGAAGCCCGAACCTGCACGTAAGAGAAGTATCAGCGACGACAGGTTGGAGGATGTTATTAAACGCGTAATGCAGCCGTTCATGGCCCAAATCGACAGGAAGATCGATCGTGCTGCAGATCAATGCGCAAAG ataatcaTGGAAAGGCTGAACAAGGCTGGTGTGATGTACAAACCTGGAAAGGCTTCGTCAGATGAGGAGCAACATGAAGACAACTGGACATATGTTAAAGGCCGTTATGAGGACAAATATTTCACGGGTGCTTACTCAGACATGGCAAATTCTAACGTACGAATTGTGTCATCTCGAGATGGGGTTGAACAAAAATTCAGTACGCCTCAACAAACAgtaccagccggcgcaggtgAAACCAAGTGCAACGCTGGAGTTGGAGTGCTCGGTCTGGGGACACCATCACAGCCTGTCGACATTGAGGTAAGCACTGCTATGTCACCCGAGTCATCACCATTGGTTTCCATGGATAGATGCTTGACGTCGGCCGGCTTGAAGCCTGGTTTCCAAGAAAAATCCGTTCCGTCTGAGGACTTCGGAAGTCTGAATGCCAAGTGCAAGTCAGTGGCGAAGACTGAAGTTCTTGGAAAGCGCAAGCGTAAGGTTTCGACTGTGCTCCATTCCCCTTTCACTATTCAGCCACGAAAGAGACGTACGAAGGGTGGTGCTAAAAAAG GATTATTTGATGCGTCTGGTTCGGGCAAAGGGCCAATTGATGAAGGGGTAGCAGACGCCGTGACACCGGAACTCATTGATGCCGCCATGCTTTATGTTGAAACAGCCAACGCCGCTGGCGTTTTTGAAAGGAAAAGTGCTATTTTCAGAGATAGAGATGGGACTGCTGTGTCACCAGAACAATTTTGGTCTGTTGTTGCGGACGAAATGCTATGA